One Thermococcus sp. M36 genomic window, ACGAATCTTCCCAGCACCTCCACCCTTGCCCCGATCAGGCCGAACGTCCTGATATCCTCAACGAGCTCCCTTATGTGGATGTACTCCCTCGGAAGCCGCAGTTTCCGCTCCTCCCGGTGGACCTGCCTCCCCGTGGGCCACAGGGCGTGGTAAAAGTAGCGGTCGAGCATAAAGAGGAGGTTGTTGTCCCTGATTATGAGACCATAGCCGTGGAGCGAGCTGCCGGAGGTCAGGGCCTCGTAGGGAAGGTAGATGCCCATCTCTCTGTCCTGGATGATGATTATCGGATCGGGCACTTCCCTCATCCTAATCTCGTTGGCAATAGGCGGGATTTCTCCTGTGCCATATACAAAGAGGTTCACATGGACGCCCGTGGATTTTTTCTCTCCAAGGGCTCCCTCCAGCTTCCTGAGGAAATTCACCGGAACGGCCACGCTGAGGTGGAAGCGGGCGTTGGCTACCGCGCGCCTCATATACTCCTCAAGTGTGATGCGGCTCTTCACGACGGTAACGCTGCCTATTTCGCTGTGGGGAGTGTAGAGCTCTTCCAGGGCCGTCTTCAGCGCCTCTATCTTTTCATCGTACCTCCTCCTGATGGCGTCCATCACGCTCTCCGGGTTGAGGGGTATGACCTGCTTCGGCCGTCCCTGGCTCGTCGTCACGAAGCCCTTCGCCATAAGGGTTCTGATTACGTCGTATATCCTCGGCTGGGGCACCTTTGAGAGTGTGGCCAGCTCTCCGGCAGTCAGAGGGCCTTTTTTTATGAGGGTAAGGTATGCCCTGACCTCGTATTCGTTCAGACCCAGTTCCCTCAGGAGAGCTTTTACATCCTTCTCCTCCATATGCAGGACCTCAGACTATCGCTTTTTTGGTGTCCCTGTCAAACATATGGATATTGTCAAGGTCTATCTCGATTTTAATGTTTTCGCCTATCGGAAGGGGTATGTGGCCGGGAAGCTTTATCTTGATTATCGAGCCCCCAATCTTAGCATGGATTATCGTGTCTGTACCGAGGGCCTCGATGAAGTCAACTACCCCATCCATCTCCGCAGTCCTGGTAACGTGCTCGAGCGTTGAAACCCCCTTGACCGTCATGTGCTCGGGCCTTATGCCAAGGAGGACGTCCTTTCCAGTGTACTCACCGAGGAGCTCCCCGAAATCGTCCGGGAGGGAAAGTGTGAATCCGTCCCCTTCAAGGGCTATTCCGCCGTCCTTCTCGACCACGCTGACATCGACGACGTTCATCTCGGGCGCACCAATGAAGGTCGCGACGAAGAGCGACCTGGGCTTGAGGTAGACCTCCGTGGGCGGGCCGACCTGGAGGAGCCTCCCCGCGTTCATCACGGCTATCCTGTCGCCCATGGTCATTGCCTCGACCTGGTCGTGGGTGACGTAGATGGTGGTAACGTCGAGCTTCGCCTGGAGCTTCTTTATCTCAGCGCGCATCGCGACCCTGAGCTTTGCGTCGAGGTTGCTGAGCGGCTCGTCCATGAGCAGAACATCGGGCTCGACCACTATCGCCCTCGCGACTGCGACGCGCTGCCTCTGGCCACCGGAGAGCTGTCCAGGATAGCGGTCGAGGAGCTCCTCTATCTGGAGCAGTTCCGCCACCCACTTGACACGCTTCCGTATCTCGTCCTCGGAGTACTTCTTCACCTTGAGAGGGAAGGCTATGTTGTCGAAAACCTTCATGTGAGGCCACACGGCGTAGCTCTGGAAGACCATGGATATGTTCCTGTCCTTTGGCGGGAGGTAGGTAACGTCCCTGTCTCCGAAGTATATCCTCCCCTCCGTCGGGGTGTCGAGGCCGGATATCATCCTCAGCGTCGTGGTTTTGCCGCAACCGCTCGGCCCGAGGAGGACGAGGAATTCGCCGTCCTTTATCGTCAGGCTCAGATCTTTAACTGCCTCGAAGTTCCCAAATCTCTTGGTGATTTTCTCAAGTTTGACTTCAACCATACCAACACCTCACTTGAGCGTTATACCCCACATTGTCACCAAGTACTTTCTGGTGAAGAACACGAACACCATCGCCGGGAGCGTCATTATGAAGGCCGCCGCGAACTTATAGTAGTCCGGGGCGGCGCCTCCGCCGGCACCCGCTACTATCGAGAGTATCAGCGCCGGCAGGGTTCTGTTGTTGAGGGTCAGGATGGAGGCCATAAAGACCTCGTTCCAGCTCATGACGAAGGTGAACATCGCCGCCGCTGCCAGTCCGGGCAGGGTAAGGGGGAGGGTTATCTTCCTGAAAGCCCCCAAGCGGGTGAGGCCAAAGACCAGTGCCGCCTCCTCAAGCTCCTTCGAGACACCGGCGAATATGCTCGACGTTATCAGGATCACGAAGGGAAGGGACATCGCCGTGTGGGCCAGGGCGACACCGAGGAGGGTGTCTATAAGCCTGAGGTTGATGTAGAGGATGACCAGCGGTATGGCCATGACTATGACCGGGAACATCCTGAGGCCCACTATGGAGAGCTTTATGGTGTCCTTGCCGGGGAAGATGAACCTCGCCATTGCATACCCCGCCGGAATTCCGAGCAGGAAGCTTATCGCTATGGTCATCACGGCGACTATGACGCTGTTCCGTATTCCATTCCACGCCCCGAGGGTGAAGAGTATTGTCTCAATGTACTTCGTCGTGAGCTTGGTCGGGATTATCTTGTCCGGGTTGTAGTAGTCCTCCGCCGTAGTGAAGCCGTAGAGGAAAGCGATGGCCAGTGGGAGCAGTACCCAGATGAATATCGTGAAGACCACCGCGTACGTGGCGATTCTTTTCAGGAGGTACTTCATCTCGTCGTTCATTCCCTACCCACCTCCAGGTACTCCGCCCTGAGGAACTTCACGTATAGAGCGGCCAGTACCAGGGAGACGCCCGCTATGATGAGGGCGTAGATCGACGCAACCCCCGGATCCTTGATGTCAACCATCTGGCGGAAGCCCTCGGCAGCTAGGACCGGTATGTCCCTTCCAGCCAGTATGAGGACTATACCAAAGACCTGCATGGCGAAAAGCGTCCTTATTATAAGGGCGCTCTGGATGCTGGGCTTGAGCATGGGAAGGACTATGTGCCTGAGCCTCGTCCAGTAGCCGGCGCCGAAGACCTCGGCCGCTTCGATGTACTCCCTGCTTATCATCTGGAGGCCGGCAAGGATTATGACAAAGACTATCGAGGTTGCCCTCCAGATCTCGGCGAGCACTATGACCAGGAACTCCCTCATCCGGTACTGGTACCCGAAAAAGTATATTGGCGTATCAATTATTCCAATGTTCATGAGCATCTTGTTGAGGAAGCCATAGGGGGAGAGCATGGAGAACCATATCAAACCTGCAGCAACATCGCTTATTGTCAGGGGGATTATAAGGGCGTAAATACCGAGGTCGCGCCCCTTAAAGGCGCGGTTCATAAACAGGGCGAGCACAACAGCGAGCGTAAGCTGGATGGGGACTATAACCGCCCCGAACAGAAGAGTATTCTTGATGGCGTCCCAGAAGTAGTAATCACTGACAGCCCTCCTCACGGTGTCGAGGGAGAAGGCACCATCCTTTGTGAATGCCAGATAAAACGCCTGGATTAGAGGATAGCCTATAAAACCCAGAAGGTAGAGAACCGCCGGCAAAAGTAAAAGGTAGGGGATGAGGTAGCGCCTCTCCATAGCTACCCCTCACGGTGCTTCAGCTCCAAGCTCCTTGAAAATGGCGTCCATCTGGGGGCCGAGCTCGTTGAGAACCTTCTGCGGGTCTTCGTTCTTGAGCACTATCCTCTCAAAGGCCTCCCTGTACATGCTGGTAAACTGTCCGCCCTTCTCCCCCAGATTGGGTATTATGGCAACGAGCGCGTCCGGAGTGCTGGCCTGTGCCTGGACTCCCTGGGCAAGTATCTTGAGCGGTCCCTCGGGCAACTTCCCGCTGGCCTCTTCAACGGTCGGGAAGAATCCTGTCTTCTCAAGAACCTTGACCTGGACATCTGGCCTCGTGAGGTAATCTATGAGCTTCCAGGCTTCATCCTGATGGGGGGCACCCTCGGGTATGGCAAGGCCTGCGAGAACGACTATGAATCCCCTGCCCTTCGGCCCCCTCGGAACCGGGACGACGACGAACTGGTCTGGCTTGGTCTCAATGGCGTTCTTAAGCCTCGCCGTGTGATCCCAGGCTATCATGACCTCTCCCTTGAGGAGCGGATCTGACATAGCGTCCCAGACGGTGCTGGACGGGTTGATGTAGGGCCAGAGCTCCTTCATGTAGTCCCACATCTCGATGGCCTCTGGACTGTTGAACTTCTTTGCCTGGTAGCCCGTGAAGCTCGGGTAGATGTAGCCATGGAGGAACCTGTGCCAGAGACCCTTTGGGCCAGCGGGGAACCCGAGCTGCGGCCGGCCGGTGGCTTCCTTGAGGTTCTTGCCCCACTGGAGGAGCGCGTCGTAGGTCCACTTCTCGGTTCCCTTCATAACGTCCTCCTGAGTAAGGCCCGCCGGAAGGTACTTGAAGGCGTCCTTATTGACGACCATGACGTAGGTGGCACTCATCCACGGGACGTAGACCTTCTTCCCGTTTATGACGGAATACTTCTCGAAAGTGCTTATGAACGTCCTACCCTCAAGCTTGGGCATGTTGCTCAGGTCCGTCAGCCAGCCTTGGGAGGCCATGTAGTCCATACCGCCGTGGAGGTCGCCGATAACGTCTATGGTTACCTTCCCGGTCTTCTCCTCACCTTCAAGCCTCGTGATGAGGTCGGTGTACTGTATCGGGACGAAGTTAATTTCCACGTTGCTCTCGTCAGTGAAGGGCTTAAGGAGCTCGTCCTTTACGAAGACCCTCTCCTCGGGCGGGTTCAGCTGGGTGGACAGGAAGGTCACGGTAACTTTCTCGGTAGTCCCCCCTATACAGCCGCTGGCCACTGCTGCAAAAACAACAACACCCACCAACAAAAGTCCAAACAACCTCTTCATACGACACCACCTTCGTGTGTTGCAGTACATACAGGATACTTCAACGAGCTTATATGAACCAAAGTATATAAGACTTATGATTTAGAACCACTTAAAGTGGTTGTATTTACAAAAAAGTAAAAGTTCGTGTCAAAGCCTGGGCTTGACTGCCCTGCCCTCCCGAGAAGACCTGTATGCCGCCAGGATTATCGCGAGGTTCTTCTTCGCGTCCTCGCCCGTTATGGGCACTTCACTGTCCCCCAGAACTGCCTCCACAAAGGCCTCAACGATACCCCTGACGTCGGGTCTGTCCCAGTATATCTTCTCGGCCCTTTCCTGGTAAACGGTAAAGTCCGGATAGGCCGTTCTAACGTCCAGGAAGCCGTCTCTTCCGACGAGGTAGTACTTAATCTCTATCCCGTACGGGTAGCCCTTCGGACTGCCCCAACCGGCAGTCAGGACAGCAACAACGCCTTTTTTGAACTCAAGAACCGCTGTTCCAATGTCATCAACAGGGAAGCCGTATATCTTGCTCCCTATGTCTGCGTAGACCTTCTCTGGAGTGTCTCCCGTCAGCCAGAGGAGGGAATCAACACCGTGTGGAGCGGTGTCCATAAAGCCACCGCCGCCGGACTTGCTCGCGTCCAGGAACCAGCTCATATCAAGCCCCTGCAGGGATATCGGCGGCTTAACGTTCTCCGAAATCGTCTGTATGTACTCTAGAGGCCCTATCTCACCTGCATCTATCATCTCCTTGGCCTTCCTCAGCGGCTCTGTAAAGCGCGGGTTGAAGGGGAGCATGAGCTTTATCCCTGCCCTCTTCGCTGCCTTTATGACCTCGTCGGCGTCCTTGAGGCTCAGGGCGATGGGCTTCTCAAGGAGTACGTGCTTGCCCTCCTCGGCGGCCCTAATAGCTACCTCCTTGTGCCTATAAGTCTCGATTGCTATGTAGACGGCCTCGACATTATCGTCCCTCAAAAGCTCCTCGTAGTTCCTGTAGAAGCGCGCTCCGTGCCTTCTCGCCTCAATCCTCGCCACATCAGAATTGGAGCCGTCCCCTGATACTGCCACAAGCTCTGAGTGCCTGCCCCCAGAAATTACAGAGGCGAAGCGCAGGGCGTGCGGGTGGGCGTAGCTTATTATTCCGAAGTTCAGCTTCTCCATACTTCGACCACCTCCCCCCTGCGGGCGCTTTCCTTGGCCTTCTCTGCAATCCTCAGGGCTGTCAGAGCGTCCCCTGCCGTCACCACTGGCTCCTCCCTGCCTCTTATGACGTTGAAGAAGTGCCTCAGCTCCCGCTCGAAGGCATCCGGGAACGTGGACAGCAGGGGTGAGAAGCGCGGCATCTCAAAGCTGGCCTTTGCAACACCGACCACAGGAGTATCGAGCGGGGTGTACCTTATCCTGCCGTTCCTGCCGATTATGTCCACGTGGTGGTAGAAGATGCCGTAGCGTGAGGGATAAGGATAGGCCCAGCTGACCTCGGCTATGCCCGTCTTTCCTCCCTCGAACCTTATCATCATGACGAAGTGGTCAAAGGTTCCGTTGGCCTTGGCCTCTTCCTTTATGGCCTTCCCCACGGCGTAAACACTCAAAGGCTCACTCTCGAAGAACCACCTCAGAAAGTCCGTGACGTGGACGCCCAGGTCAACCGCGACTCCACCGCTCCTGTTCTCATCCCAATACCAGTAGTCCTTGGGGAAGGGCAGGTTCTGGACTTCGGCCTTCCTTATGTGCATGGGCAGAATGTTGCGCTTCTTGATGGTTTCCTTCATCTGAACCCATCTCTTGTCAAAGCGCCTCACGTGGCCGACGAGGAGGTAGAGACCCTCTTTCTCGGCGGTTTTTATCATCCTCTCGCCTTCATCAACCGTGAGTGCTATGGGTTTCTCGACGATGACATGCTTCCCGACCCTGAGGGCCTTTACGGCCAGTTCGGAGTGTGTGTACGTCGGGGTCAGAATCTCAATGACGTCCAGGTCAAGGTCAAGGAACTCGTCGAAGCTCGTGAAGGGCCTAGCCCCAAACTCCCTGGCCCCTTCCCTCGCCCTGCTCTCGTCTAAGTCCATGCAGGCAACGACCTTGATTCCCTCCATTCCCCTCAGCGCATTTTTGTGGGCGAGGTTGAATATGTTTCCACAGCCTACCACACCTACCTTCAGTTCCATTGGGAATCCCTCAGAGGAAATACCGTCGAAAGGTATATAACCCTTTTCAAAACAAACCACTTTAAATGGTTGTAACTGGAGAGGTGGAGGCAATGAAAGTTATCGTCGGGATTCCCAGCTACAACAACGCAGGGACGATTTCTTTCGTAGTCAGACAGGCGGCGGAAGGCCTCAAGAAGTACTTCGGCGGGGGTGTCGTGGTGAACGCCGACGGCGGCAGCACCGACGGGACGAGGGAGGCCGTGCTGAAGACCCAGGTGCCGGAAGGAGTGGAAGTCCACAGCTTCGTCTACAAGTGGCCCATTCCCGGCAAGGGCAGTGCCATGAAGGAGCTTATGGAGTTCGCCCTTGAGAAAGAGGCCGACGCGATAGTGTTCGTGGACAGCGACCTCAGGAGCATAACTCCCGAATGGATTTACCGCTTTGCGAAGCCGATAGAGGACGGCTATGACTTCGTGGCGCCACTCTACATAAGGCACAAGTGGGACGGAACGATAACCAATAACATAGCATATCCAATGACGGCCTCGCTTTACGGCAAGAACGTCAGACAGCCGATAGGCGGGGACTTCGGAATAAGCAGAAAGCTCATGGAGGTCTACCTGGAGAACGAGGACGTGTGGAAGACGCACGTCGCGCGCTTTGGCGTGGACATTTTCCTGACCACAACGGCCATAGCGAGGGGCTTCAGGATCATACAGACCGCCCTCGGAATGAAGATACACGACCCCAAAGACCCTGCCGCTTCCCTCGGCCCGATGTTCAACCAGGTCGTTGGGACGCTCTTCATGCTGATGACCCGCTACGAAAACGTCTGGAAGAACGTGAAGGCAATAGAGGAGGTGCCAATCTTCGGGGAGCTTGAGAAGGGTGAACCCGAGCCAGTGAAGGTAACCCTTGAGCTGCTGGAGATAAGGGCCAAGGAGCTGTTCGCCCAGCATGAGGCCGTCCTTAAGAGGGCTCTGAGCAAAGAAACCTTCGAAGGCGTGAAAAAAGCCCTGAAAACCTTCGAACTCGACGACAGGCTCTGGAGCCACGTCCTCTATGACGGGGCCGTCTCCTACAGGGATGGAATCCTTGAGGAAGCCGAGCCGCTCGTTCCGCTATACTTCGCAAAAACTGCAGACTTCGTGAAGAGAACGGTGGAGATGAGCACTCTAGAGGCAGAAAAACTGATAGAGGAGAGGGCGGAGATCTTCCTTGAGGAGAAGGACTACCTGCTAGAGCGTTGGTGAAGCTCCCGGAATTCCCTCATCAGGGCTATTTCTTCCATTTTTGGGACGCTCCATGCTCCTCTGAGGATCGTCGAGAGAGCAGCTATGAGGTTTGCAAAGCGGCCTATTCTTGCGAGCTCGCTCTCGTTGAGGCCCTCCTTTCCCAGGAGGCTGGAGTAATGCAGGCCGGCGAGAAGGGCCGCCATGAAGGCATCTCCAGCCCCGGTTGTATCAACGGGTTCGACCTTGTAGGTCGGCACGTGAGCCCTGGCCCCTCCGCTCACCAGCTCGCTTCCCTCTTCACCCTTGGTGACCGCGAGGAGCTTGAAATCAAAGCCCCCAACTTCGATGCCGTTTTCCGTGAGGAACGTCAGTTCACCGTCTCCGAGCTTGATGATGTCCGCCAAGGTCAAAGCCCGCTCGATGTCCCTCAGCATCTCTTCCTCCCTTCCGCGCCAGAGGTCTGGCCTTATGTTGACATCGTAGCTGAGCGGGACCTTTCCCTTCAGCCCGTTCAGGAGCCCGAAGAGAGTTGACCGCGACGGCTCCCTGGCGAAGAGCACCGAACCGAAGTGGACGACCTCGGCCCCCTCCAGAACATCAAAGGGGACGTCCTCCTTCCTCAGGTTAAAGTACGCGACCCCGTCGTAGAGTATGAACTCCGGCTTTGCCCCTATCAGCTGGACGAAGACCACTCCGGTGTGCTTTTCCGGGTCGCGGGGGATGAAGGTTTCCACACCCTCATCACAGAGCCTTTCGAGCAGGAAGTCGCCGAAGGGGTCGTCCCCAACTTTACTCACCAGCGCGCTTTCAACGCCGAGCCTCGCAAGACCAACGGCAACGTTTGCCGGGGCGCCGCCGGGGTGCTTTTCGAAAGACCTCACGTCCTTAAGCTTTCCCTCCTGGAGGGCTATGAAGTCTATGAGCACTTCACCGATCGAGACCATCATCCCCCATCACCAAAATGCAACCATTGGGAGTGGTTTATAACACAACGATTATATATGCCTTTTTGCCGATTTTCCCCAAGGTGTTGTCCCATGATAGCCGTCATCACCTTTACCGACCCCCGTCCAACGGCCCTCTCGGCCGAACGTGAAAAAGCCCTCATGGAGAAGCACGTCAGACTTGTTGAAGAGCTCAGGAAGGCGGGCTTTGAAGTTTTCGACATCAACGACGAGCTGAGGAAGTACGGGGCAATAAATGAGGGCAGAAACTTCGGAATAGACTCAATGGAAGAGGCAATGGAAGCAGGAAGGCTGATAGCCGGGAAGGGAGCGAGTGGCATCATAGCGGGTCTCTGGCACTGGACAGAGAGCAACCTCGTTACAGCGATGGCAAGGGAGGCAAAGAGGCCGCTCCTTCTCTACGCGGACGACGACCTAGCATGGGCAGGAACAACCTGCGTTACCTCTGTCGGGGCCTCGCTGTGGGAGAGTGCTGTGAACGAGTACGCTCTCAACCACGTGAGGCTCAAGGGGGACGTTGAAAAGGTCAAGGCCTGGGCCAGAGCAGTTGAAGCCGTTGATAAGCTCTCGAAGAAGTCCATTCTCCTCTGGGGCGCCCCATACACCCTCGGAATGGAGCACCTCATGGACGACCTCCCGAGGCTTAAGAGAATCGTCGGCGACTTCATAATGCTCGACCAGTACGTCCTCGTTAAAAAAGCGGATAAAATGCTCTCCGATGAGCACCTGAGAGTCCGCGTCGAGGAGTTCTACAACTGGCTGACCGAGAAGACAACCGTGAAGTTTGACGACCTCATGCTGACGCCGGAAGCGTTGAGGAGGCAAATAGCCCTCTACCTGGCAGCAAAGGAGAGCTGGAAGGAGCACGGGGAAATTTCAGCGGTCTCGATAAAGTGCCAGCCCGAGCTGAGCGAGATTTATGGAGTAACCGCGTGCCTCATTCCAGCTCTCTTCCCGTTCAACCTCGACGCCGAGGGCGGGAAGGAGGTTGTACCGGCCACCTGCGAGGGCGACATCAAGGGGACGATAAGCTCGGCACTCCTCTTCTACCTGAGCGGGAAGCCACCACTCTTCGGGGACATAAAGTACGTGGACGACGATATCGTGATGATAGCCAACTGCGGTGCTTCCTCGCTCTATTACGCCAGGCTCAGCGAGAACCCGGAGGAAAATCTGAGGGCGACGACAGTTCAGGGGCAGTGCCAGGGGGCGAGCGGTGGAGCTTTGACCTACAGGACGCCCAGGGCGGCCTTTACGGTTGCCAGACTGATAAGGAAGGGCGGAGAGTACCGCCTCCTATACTTCCTCGCGGAGGGTGTTGAGATAACAGAAGAAATGGAGTCGAAGCTGAAATGGGGCAGGCAGTGGCCGCA contains:
- a CDS encoding TrmB family transcriptional regulator, with product MEEKDVKALLRELGLNEYEVRAYLTLIKKGPLTAGELATLSKVPQPRIYDVIRTLMAKGFVTTSQGRPKQVIPLNPESVMDAIRRRYDEKIEALKTALEELYTPHSEIGSVTVVKSRITLEEYMRRAVANARFHLSVAVPVNFLRKLEGALGEKKSTGVHVNLFVYGTGEIPPIANEIRMREVPDPIIIIQDREMGIYLPYEALTSGSSLHGYGLIIRDNNLLFMLDRYFYHALWPTGRQVHREERKLRLPREYIHIRELVEDIRTFGLIGARVEVLGRFVRSGEPVHITGRIVNLFEDENKVVSNITVETETGERYVVGGWNASLEDIEAERIVLFE
- a CDS encoding ABC transporter ATP-binding protein, whose translation is MVEVKLEKITKRFGNFEAVKDLSLTIKDGEFLVLLGPSGCGKTTTLRMISGLDTPTEGRIYFGDRDVTYLPPKDRNISMVFQSYAVWPHMKVFDNIAFPLKVKKYSEDEIRKRVKWVAELLQIEELLDRYPGQLSGGQRQRVAVARAIVVEPDVLLMDEPLSNLDAKLRVAMRAEIKKLQAKLDVTTIYVTHDQVEAMTMGDRIAVMNAGRLLQVGPPTEVYLKPRSLFVATFIGAPEMNVVDVSVVEKDGGIALEGDGFTLSLPDDFGELLGEYTGKDVLLGIRPEHMTVKGVSTLEHVTRTAEMDGVVDFIEALGTDTIIHAKIGGSIIKIKLPGHIPLPIGENIKIEIDLDNIHMFDRDTKKAIV
- a CDS encoding carbohydrate ABC transporter permease gives rise to the protein MNDEMKYLLKRIATYAVVFTIFIWVLLPLAIAFLYGFTTAEDYYNPDKIIPTKLTTKYIETILFTLGAWNGIRNSVIVAVMTIAISFLLGIPAGYAMARFIFPGKDTIKLSIVGLRMFPVIVMAIPLVILYINLRLIDTLLGVALAHTAMSLPFVILITSSIFAGVSKELEEAALVFGLTRLGAFRKITLPLTLPGLAAAAMFTFVMSWNEVFMASILTLNNRTLPALILSIVAGAGGGAAPDYYKFAAAFIMTLPAMVFVFFTRKYLVTMWGITLK
- a CDS encoding carbohydrate ABC transporter permease; this translates as MERRYLIPYLLLLPAVLYLLGFIGYPLIQAFYLAFTKDGAFSLDTVRRAVSDYYFWDAIKNTLLFGAVIVPIQLTLAVVLALFMNRAFKGRDLGIYALIIPLTISDVAAGLIWFSMLSPYGFLNKMLMNIGIIDTPIYFFGYQYRMREFLVIVLAEIWRATSIVFVIILAGLQMISREYIEAAEVFGAGYWTRLRHIVLPMLKPSIQSALIIRTLFAMQVFGIVLILAGRDIPVLAAEGFRQMVDIKDPGVASIYALIIAGVSLVLAALYVKFLRAEYLEVGRE
- a CDS encoding ABC transporter substrate-binding protein, whose translation is MKRLFGLLLVGVVVFAAVASGCIGGTTEKVTVTFLSTQLNPPEERVFVKDELLKPFTDESNVEINFVPIQYTDLITRLEGEEKTGKVTIDVIGDLHGGMDYMASQGWLTDLSNMPKLEGRTFISTFEKYSVINGKKVYVPWMSATYVMVVNKDAFKYLPAGLTQEDVMKGTEKWTYDALLQWGKNLKEATGRPQLGFPAGPKGLWHRFLHGYIYPSFTGYQAKKFNSPEAIEMWDYMKELWPYINPSSTVWDAMSDPLLKGEVMIAWDHTARLKNAIETKPDQFVVVPVPRGPKGRGFIVVLAGLAIPEGAPHQDEAWKLIDYLTRPDVQVKVLEKTGFFPTVEEASGKLPEGPLKILAQGVQAQASTPDALVAIIPNLGEKGGQFTSMYREAFERIVLKNEDPQKVLNELGPQMDAIFKELGAEAP
- a CDS encoding Gfo/Idh/MocA family protein, producing the protein MEKLNFGIISYAHPHALRFASVISGGRHSELVAVSGDGSNSDVARIEARRHGARFYRNYEELLRDDNVEAVYIAIETYRHKEVAIRAAEEGKHVLLEKPIALSLKDADEVIKAAKRAGIKLMLPFNPRFTEPLRKAKEMIDAGEIGPLEYIQTISENVKPPISLQGLDMSWFLDASKSGGGGFMDTAPHGVDSLLWLTGDTPEKVYADIGSKIYGFPVDDIGTAVLEFKKGVVAVLTAGWGSPKGYPYGIEIKYYLVGRDGFLDVRTAYPDFTVYQERAEKIYWDRPDVRGIVEAFVEAVLGDSEVPITGEDAKKNLAIILAAYRSSREGRAVKPRL
- a CDS encoding Gfo/Idh/MocA family protein, which gives rise to MELKVGVVGCGNIFNLAHKNALRGMEGIKVVACMDLDESRAREGAREFGARPFTSFDEFLDLDLDVIEILTPTYTHSELAVKALRVGKHVIVEKPIALTVDEGERMIKTAEKEGLYLLVGHVRRFDKRWVQMKETIKKRNILPMHIRKAEVQNLPFPKDYWYWDENRSGGVAVDLGVHVTDFLRWFFESEPLSVYAVGKAIKEEAKANGTFDHFVMMIRFEGGKTGIAEVSWAYPYPSRYGIFYHHVDIIGRNGRIRYTPLDTPVVGVAKASFEMPRFSPLLSTFPDAFERELRHFFNVIRGREEPVVTAGDALTALRIAEKAKESARRGEVVEVWRS
- a CDS encoding glycosyltransferase, producing MKVIVGIPSYNNAGTISFVVRQAAEGLKKYFGGGVVVNADGGSTDGTREAVLKTQVPEGVEVHSFVYKWPIPGKGSAMKELMEFALEKEADAIVFVDSDLRSITPEWIYRFAKPIEDGYDFVAPLYIRHKWDGTITNNIAYPMTASLYGKNVRQPIGGDFGISRKLMEVYLENEDVWKTHVARFGVDIFLTTTAIARGFRIIQTALGMKIHDPKDPAASLGPMFNQVVGTLFMLMTRYENVWKNVKAIEEVPIFGELEKGEPEPVKVTLELLEIRAKELFAQHEAVLKRALSKETFEGVKKALKTFELDDRLWSHVLYDGAVSYRDGILEEAEPLVPLYFAKTADFVKRTVEMSTLEAEKLIEERAEIFLEEKDYLLERW
- a CDS encoding carbohydrate kinase is translated as MMVSIGEVLIDFIALQEGKLKDVRSFEKHPGGAPANVAVGLARLGVESALVSKVGDDPFGDFLLERLCDEGVETFIPRDPEKHTGVVFVQLIGAKPEFILYDGVAYFNLRKEDVPFDVLEGAEVVHFGSVLFAREPSRSTLFGLLNGLKGKVPLSYDVNIRPDLWRGREEEMLRDIERALTLADIIKLGDGELTFLTENGIEVGGFDFKLLAVTKGEEGSELVSGGARAHVPTYKVEPVDTTGAGDAFMAALLAGLHYSSLLGKEGLNESELARIGRFANLIAALSTILRGAWSVPKMEEIALMREFRELHQRSSR
- a CDS encoding L-fucose/L-arabinose isomerase family protein, with translation MIAVITFTDPRPTALSAEREKALMEKHVRLVEELRKAGFEVFDINDELRKYGAINEGRNFGIDSMEEAMEAGRLIAGKGASGIIAGLWHWTESNLVTAMAREAKRPLLLYADDDLAWAGTTCVTSVGASLWESAVNEYALNHVRLKGDVEKVKAWARAVEAVDKLSKKSILLWGAPYTLGMEHLMDDLPRLKRIVGDFIMLDQYVLVKKADKMLSDEHLRVRVEEFYNWLTEKTTVKFDDLMLTPEALRRQIALYLAAKESWKEHGEISAVSIKCQPELSEIYGVTACLIPALFPFNLDAEGGKEVVPATCEGDIKGTISSALLFYLSGKPPLFGDIKYVDDDIVMIANCGASSLYYARLSENPEENLRATTVQGQCQGASGGALTYRTPRAAFTVARLIRKGGEYRLLYFLAEGVEITEEMESKLKWGRQWPHTAIKNPLDKEGFISAMGANHLSLVPGDYTEELRFVARLWGVKAVNLEDRAEVKGVLGV